The Mastacembelus armatus chromosome 9, fMasArm1.2, whole genome shotgun sequence genome contains a region encoding:
- the LOC113139234 gene encoding LIM domain transcription factor LMO4-B: protein MVNSQASGVPPASRSCAGCGGKIADRFLLFSMERYWHTRCLKCSCCQAQLGDIGTTCYSKGGMILCRSDYIRLFGHSGACSACGQSIPASEMVMRAQGNVYHLKCFSCATCRNRLMPGDRFHYINGTIFCEHDRPGAALLNSHLPPLQSSSVLTDQKVC, encoded by the exons ATGGTGAACAGTCAAGCGTCAGGCGTGCCACCTGCCTCCAGGTCTTGTGCAGGATGTGGGGGGAAGATTGCTGACCGCTTCTTGCTCTTCTCCATGGAGCGGTACTGGCACACTCGCTGCCTCAAGTGCTCTTGCTGCCAAGCCCAGCTGGGGGACATAGGCACCACCTGCTACAGCAAAGGGGGCATGATTCTGTGTCGGAGTGACTACATTAG gCTGTTTGGGCACAGTGGGGCATGCAGTGCTTGCGGCCAGTCGATCCCAGCCAGCGAAATGGTGATGAGGGCACAGGGAAATGTTTACCACCTCAAG tgtttcagttgtgccacctgcagaaacagactGATGCCTGGTGATCGCTTCCATTACATCAATGGTACAATCTTCTGTGAGCATGACAGACCTGGCGCTGCCTTGCTCAACAGCCACCTGCCGCCACTTCAGAGCAGCTCTGTGCTGACAGACCAGAAG GTATGCTGA